From the genome of Gloeocapsopsis sp. IPPAS B-1203, one region includes:
- a CDS encoding DUF5615 family PIN-like protein gives DDDVLDIASKEGCLLITSDKDFGELVFRLQRITAGVILVRLAGTLLDVKVEIISRAIATYAEQLSCAFTVISRSSIRIRKLL, from the coding sequence CTGATGATGACGTGCTTGATATCGCGAGCAAAGAAGGTTGTCTACTCATTACTTCAGATAAAGATTTTGGTGAATTGGTTTTCCGATTGCAACGGATAACAGCAGGCGTGATTCTAGTCAGGTTAGCTGGGACTTTACTTGATGTGAAAGTAGAAATTATTTCACGCGCGATCGCCACCTATGCTGAACAACTTTCTTGTGCTTTTACAGTCATCTCTCGAAGTTCTATTCGCATTCGCAAACTCCTTTGA
- a CDS encoding iron-siderophore ABC transporter substrate-binding protein — translation MSNALALGVKPIGSSVWGIEELRTFLSDKSFLGDKVEEIASVGQLFNINLEKILQLEPDLILAWEPAVEAVYPLLSQIAPTVAFSFDDLVENWKEAFTITAKVLNREAEAQQVWNHYNQQIKDLKAAIGNRYKDKTISVAGIYDNGRRAYTYAKNSFIGSIFEELDLQRPPAQNISIDGGSIEAISEERLELLDGDILFILASEFGHTEAYKSLKQKPLWKKLNAVQNGRVYLVDIFAWTTESPLAADAVFDNLYKYLVNPP, via the coding sequence TTGAGCAATGCACTTGCTTTGGGTGTCAAACCAATTGGTAGCAGCGTTTGGGGAATTGAGGAACTGAGAACCTTTTTAAGCGATAAATCCTTTCTTGGTGACAAAGTAGAAGAAATTGCGAGTGTAGGGCAATTATTTAATATTAATTTAGAAAAAATTCTCCAACTTGAGCCTGACTTGATTCTGGCTTGGGAGCCTGCTGTTGAAGCGGTTTACCCTCTACTTTCTCAAATTGCCCCTACAGTAGCGTTTTCATTTGATGATTTAGTCGAAAACTGGAAAGAGGCATTCACTATCACCGCCAAAGTACTGAACAGAGAAGCAGAAGCACAACAAGTTTGGAATCATTACAATCAGCAAATAAAAGATCTAAAAGCAGCTATTGGTAATCGTTATAAAGATAAAACTATTTCTGTTGCTGGCATCTATGATAACGGTCGAAGAGCATACACTTATGCTAAAAATTCATTTATAGGCTCTATATTCGAGGAATTAGATTTGCAAAGACCTCCAGCACAAAATATTTCTATTGATGGTGGTTCGATAGAAGCAATTTCTGAAGAAAGGCTGGAGCTATTGGATGGCGATATTTTATTTATTTTAGCTTCTGAATTCGGACATACAGAAGCTTATAAAAGCTTAAAACAAAAACCTCTTTGGAAAAAGCTCAACGCTGTTCAGAATGGCCGGGTTTATCTTGTCGATATTTTTGCATGGACTACTGAAAGCCCTCTTGCTGCTGACGCGGTTTTTGATAATTTGTATAAATATCTAGTTAATCCACCTTAA
- a CDS encoding TonB-dependent siderophore receptor produces MRVLWFLVLARLALIVVSGSLVGALALPGWTQQERESDELNGQRDRRVSELPLSVAEIPQLSELKQPATTLKDWVAQIEASLVQITNVRVEATETGLQVVLEIANGALEVPETQIIDNTLIADIPNAAIAQEFSQVNPVEGIALVSATSLPGDRVQVTITGTDAPPVAEVTAEAQGLVLSVTVGDTGEVTEEDTIEIVVTGEQDEGYNPSSASTATRTDTPLRDIPQSIQVVPQEVLRDRNVTQINEALENVPGVLPVFGSSRLNASDFVIRGFETNASDGNNILRNGLRESGATVVDLAPNIERIEVLLGPASVLYGLANPGGTINLVTKQPLRDPFYAVDATVGSYEFYRGAIDLSGPLNDSRTILYRLNAAYLDRGSFVDFFNANQFSIAPVISFSLGERTRLNLEGEYTDRSTFVDPGLPAVGTVLPNPNGDIPRDRNVGEPDTAFDSRISRLGYRLEHQFSDNWLIQQAFQWRAANFNSDDSFYVFPASLDADNRTLNRVTQSLIGTDTNVYDFNVNLIGNFTTGSIEHQLVFGVDWGEFTRTVELFTGTAAPIDLFNPVYEQPLSPFSLAFNGGFYRSTLGIYMQDQVTLTDNLNLLLGGRFDLSTETNRDFVVGTETRQTSDAFSPRIGIVYQPIEPIALYASYSRSFTPLSGTTFEGDLFQPERGTQYEVGVKADINDQLSATLAFYDLTRSNVLTPDNRPDVPPDEFSIQTGEQSSRGIELNLQGEILPGWSILAGYVYTDARVTEDNAIPTGNRLNNVPENAFSLWTSYEIPSGDLQGLGVGLGLFFVGERQIDLENSVELPSYLRTDASIFYRRDRFRAALNFRNLFDVDYFESALSTLRVYRGTPFTVQGTISWEF; encoded by the coding sequence ATGCGCGTGTTGTGGTTTCTAGTTCTGGCGCGGTTGGCGTTGATAGTGGTGTCGGGAAGTTTGGTCGGTGCGTTAGCATTACCTGGGTGGACACAGCAAGAGCGAGAGAGTGATGAGTTAAACGGTCAACGCGATCGCCGAGTGTCTGAATTGCCCTTATCCGTTGCTGAGATTCCCCAACTAAGCGAATTAAAGCAACCTGCTACCACGCTCAAAGATTGGGTGGCTCAAATTGAAGCGTCGCTAGTGCAAATTACCAATGTGCGCGTAGAAGCAACCGAAACAGGATTGCAGGTGGTGCTAGAAATCGCAAATGGTGCGCTGGAAGTGCCGGAAACTCAGATAATAGATAATACACTGATTGCAGATATTCCCAATGCAGCGATCGCCCAAGAGTTTTCTCAAGTAAATCCGGTTGAGGGTATTGCGCTGGTAAGTGCGACCAGTCTACCAGGTGACAGAGTACAAGTCACGATTACGGGGACGGATGCGCCGCCTGTGGCTGAGGTGACGGCAGAAGCACAAGGGTTAGTTCTATCTGTAACAGTGGGTGATACTGGAGAAGTTACAGAGGAAGACACAATTGAGATCGTAGTGACGGGAGAGCAGGATGAGGGATATAACCCGTCGAGTGCATCGACTGCGACGCGGACAGATACACCGCTACGCGATATTCCTCAATCGATTCAAGTTGTGCCGCAAGAGGTGTTGCGCGATCGAAATGTCACTCAAATCAACGAAGCCCTGGAAAATGTTCCTGGAGTACTTCCAGTATTTGGTAGTTCAAGACTTAACGCTTCCGATTTTGTGATCCGCGGCTTTGAGACCAACGCTTCTGACGGCAACAATATTCTCAGAAATGGGTTGAGAGAAAGTGGGGCTACAGTGGTGGATTTAGCCCCTAATATTGAAAGGATTGAAGTGTTGCTAGGTCCAGCATCTGTCCTCTATGGACTGGCTAATCCAGGGGGAACCATCAACTTGGTAACGAAACAACCTCTCAGAGATCCCTTCTACGCTGTTGATGCTACCGTTGGCAGTTACGAATTCTACCGAGGTGCGATTGACTTATCAGGACCGTTAAACGACTCCAGAACAATATTGTATCGGCTCAATGCAGCCTATCTAGACAGAGGAAGTTTTGTCGATTTTTTCAACGCCAATCAATTTTCGATTGCACCCGTTATCAGTTTTTCTCTCGGTGAGCGCACTCGCCTTAACCTAGAGGGTGAGTACACAGACAGAAGCACATTTGTTGATCCAGGTTTGCCAGCAGTAGGTACGGTGCTGCCAAACCCTAATGGCGACATTCCTCGCGATCGGAATGTTGGAGAACCAGACACTGCTTTTGATAGCAGAATTAGTAGATTAGGCTATCGGCTAGAGCATCAGTTTAGCGACAACTGGTTAATCCAACAGGCATTTCAGTGGAGAGCAGCAAACTTTAATTCTGACGATAGCTTCTATGTTTTTCCTGCCAGTCTTGACGCTGACAACCGAACCCTAAATCGTGTGACTCAGAGCCTTATTGGTACCGATACAAACGTCTACGATTTCAATGTCAATCTGATTGGCAATTTTACAACCGGTTCAATTGAACATCAGCTAGTCTTTGGAGTTGATTGGGGTGAGTTTACCCGAACCGTAGAGCTATTTACAGGTACTGCTGCACCAATCGATTTGTTTAATCCTGTCTATGAACAACCGCTTAGTCCTTTCTCCCTTGCTTTTAATGGAGGTTTTTACCGGAGCACTTTAGGAATCTATATGCAAGATCAGGTAACTCTGACAGACAATCTCAACCTCTTGCTAGGTGGAAGATTTGATCTATCTACGGAAACCAATCGTGATTTTGTAGTAGGTACAGAAACCCGTCAAACGAGCGACGCCTTCTCTCCCCGCATTGGGATTGTCTATCAGCCCATTGAGCCTATCGCGCTCTACGCCAGCTACAGCCGTTCTTTTACTCCATTAAGTGGCACGACATTTGAGGGTGATTTGTTTCAACCTGAACGTGGTACCCAATATGAAGTAGGGGTCAAAGCGGATATCAATGATCAACTCTCAGCAACCCTTGCCTTCTACGACCTAACCCGTAGCAATGTCTTGACGCCTGACAATAGACCTGATGTACCCCCAGATGAATTTTCGATTCAGACAGGAGAACAAAGTAGTCGAGGGATAGAACTCAACCTTCAGGGCGAAATTTTGCCAGGATGGAGCATTCTTGCAGGTTATGTCTACACTGACGCCAGAGTAACCGAAGACAATGCCATCCCCACTGGAAATCGATTAAACAATGTTCCTGAAAATGCCTTCAGCCTCTGGACAAGTTATGAGATCCCATCAGGAGATTTGCAAGGTCTTGGAGTTGGTTTAGGATTATTCTTCGTTGGAGAGCGACAGATAGATTTAGAAAACAGCGTTGAATTGCCAAGCTATCTGCGGACAGATGCATCGATTTTCTACAGACGCGATCGGTTCCGTGCTGCCCTCAATTTCAGAAATTTATTTGACGTGGATTATTTTGAATCTGCGCTCAGCACGCTTCGGGTTTATCGTGGTACTCCATTCACAGTGCAGGGAACAATTTCGTGGGAGTTCTGA